AGTCTAGGCCACCTCAGAACCAGTCGGCTTCGCGGACCGCACGCAGCGCGGCCTTCCGATTGTCCCGGCTGAGCCGATCGAGGTAGACGAGGCCGTCGAGGTGGTCGACCTCGTGCTGGAGCATCTGGGCCATGAGGCCCACGCCTTCGACGACGATCGGGTTGTTGTCCTGGTCGACGCCGGTGACGACGGCGGTCTCCCAGCGCGGGGTCGGGAACCACAGCCCGGGCACCGACAGGCAGCCCTCGCCGATCTCCCGGAGCTCTCCCCCGGTCTCGACGAGGCGCGGATTGATGACGTATCCGAGCTCACCCTCGACGAAGTAGCTGAACACGCGGCGCGTCGACCCGATCTGGGTCGCCGCGACGCCCGCCCTGCCCTCCATGTGGGTGGTGTCGAGCAGGTCGCGCACGAGGTCCCTGAGCCGCCGGTCGAAGACGGTGACCGGATCGGTCACCGTCTTCAGCACGGGGTCGCCGAAGCGCCGGATCTCCCTCTCAGGCATCGACCACGGCGACGAGGTCGCCGCCTTCGAGCTGCTGCACGGCGCCGATCGCGACGCGCGACACGGTGCCGTCGATCGGAGCGGTGATCGCGGCCTCCATCTTCATCGCCTCGATCGTGGCGACGGTGTCTCCGGCCTTGACCGAGTCCCCGGCGGCGACCTGCATCGTCACCACGCCGGCGAACGGGCAGGCCACGTGGCCGGGCACGGAGGTGTCGGCGCGCTCAGCGGTGACGACGTCGACGTCGACCTTCCGGTCGCGCACGGACACCGGTCGCATCTGACCGTTGAGCGTGCACATCACCGTGCGCATGCCGCGCTCGTCGGCCGGGCCGACGGCCTGGACGCCGACGAGGAGCGCCTTGCCCTTGTCGATGACGACGGCGTGCTCCTCGCCCTCGTTGAGCCCGTAGAGGTAGTCCGCGGTCTCGAGGACGGAGAGGTCACCGTAGGTCTCCCGCATCCGGTTGAATTCCTTCGACGGCGCCTCGAACAGGAGCCGGTTGAGCGTCTCCTGACGCACGCGGCCCGGCTCGCCGAGGAGGTCCGAGTCGTGATCGGAGAGCGTCTCGACGGGTGCGGTGTACTTGCGTCCCTCGAGCGCCTTCGAGCGGAAGGGCTCGGGCCAGCCGCCGGGCGGGTCGCCGAGATCGCCGGAGAGGAATCCGATGACCGAGTCCGGGATGTCGAACTGGCGCGGGTTCTCCGCGAACTCCTGGGGATCCGCGCCCACGGCCACGAGGTGGAGGGCGAGGTCGCCGACGACCTTCGAGGACGGAGTGACCTTGACGAGGTGGCCGAGGATCTCGTCCGCCGCCTCGTACATCTTCTCGATCTCCTCGAACTTCTCGTCGAGGCCGAGGGCGACGGCCTGCTGGCGGAGGTTCGAGAGCTGCCCGCCGGGGATCTCGTGGCGGTACACGCGGCCGGTCGGACCGGGCAGGCCGGACTCGAAGGGCCGGTAGACGTTGCGCACGGCCTCCCAGTAGGGCTCGAGGTCCGACACGTTCGCCAGCGAGAGGCCGGTGTCGCGCTCGGTGTTCTCGAGTGCGGCGACGAGGGCCGACAGCGAGGGCTGGCTCGTCGTGCCCGCCATCGAGGCGCTCGCGGCGTCGACGGCGTCCGCGCCTGCCGCGGATGCGGCGAGCAGCGTGGCGAGCTGGCCGCCGGCGGTGTCGTGGGTGTGGACGTGGACCGGCAGGTCGAAGTTCTCGCGCAGCGCAGTGACGAGGGTGGTCGCCGCCGCCGGGCGGAGGAGGCCGGCCATGTCCTTGATCGCGAGCACGTGGGCGCCGGCCTCGACGATCCGCTCCGCGAGCCCGAGGTAGTAGTCGAGCGTGTAGAGCTTCTCGTTCGGATCGGTGAGGTCCGAGGTGTAGCACAGCGCCACCTCGGCCACCGTGGTGCCGGTCGCGAGGACCGCATCGATGGCCGGGCGCATCTGCTCGACGTCGTTGAGGGCGTCGAAGATCCGGAAGATGTCGACGCCCGTGCGCGCCGCCTCCTCGACGAACGCGTCGGTGACGGCCGTGGGGTACGGGGTGTAGCCCACGGTGTTGCGGCCGCGCAGCAGCATCTGGAGGTTGATGTTCGGCATCGCCTCGCGGAGGGCGGCGAGCCGCTCCCACGGATCCTCGGCGAGGAAGCGCAGGGCGACGTCGTAGGTCGCACCGCCCCAGCACTCGACGCTCAGCAGCT
This Brevibacterium ihuae DNA region includes the following protein-coding sequences:
- the def gene encoding peptide deformylase, with product MPEREIRRFGDPVLKTVTDPVTVFDRRLRDLVRDLLDTTHMEGRAGVAATQIGSTRRVFSYFVEGELGYVINPRLVETGGELREIGEGCLSVPGLWFPTPRWETAVVTGVDQDNNPIVVEGVGLMAQMLQHEVDHLDGLVYLDRLSRDNRKAALRAVREADWF
- a CDS encoding pyruvate carboxylase, with amino-acid sequence MFSKVLVANRGEIAVRAFRAAYELGAATVAVFPYEDRNSEHRLKADEAYSIGEKGHPVRAYLDVDEVIRVAKECGADAVYPGYGFLSENPDLARACEENGIVFIGPRADVLEMAGNKVHALEAARAAGIPTLDSTRPSADLDQLLADAESMDYPLFVKAVAGGGGRGMRRVANKTELVDALKAAMREAEGAFGDPTVFIEQAVQRPRHIEVQVLADNDSNAIHLFERDCSIQRRHQKVVEIAPAPHLDPAVAEALRTDALKFATALGYQNAGTVEFLLETEGPRAGKHAFIEMNPRIQVEHTVTEEVTDVDLVQSQMRIAAGESLADLGLSQDSVAIKGAALQCRITTEDPANSFRPDTGTITAYRSAGGAGVRLDGGTVYAGAEVSAHFDSMLVKCTTRGRTFEQAVNRARRALAEFRIRGVATNIGFLRAVLDDPAFIRGDVATTFIEERPHLLAAKVGADRGSKLLEFLADVTVNQPHGESPVALLPREKLPEFDVSGDAPAGPRQRLLDLGPAGFAADLRAQTSLAVTDTTYRDAHQSLLATRVRSKDLLAVAPYTARMTPELLSVECWGGATYDVALRFLAEDPWERLAALREAMPNINLQMLLRGRNTVGYTPYPTAVTDAFVEEAARTGVDIFRIFDALNDVEQMRPAIDAVLATGTTVAEVALCYTSDLTDPNEKLYTLDYYLGLAERIVEAGAHVLAIKDMAGLLRPAAATTLVTALRENFDLPVHVHTHDTAGGQLATLLAASAAGADAVDAASASMAGTTSQPSLSALVAALENTERDTGLSLANVSDLEPYWEAVRNVYRPFESGLPGPTGRVYRHEIPGGQLSNLRQQAVALGLDEKFEEIEKMYEAADEILGHLVKVTPSSKVVGDLALHLVAVGADPQEFAENPRQFDIPDSVIGFLSGDLGDPPGGWPEPFRSKALEGRKYTAPVETLSDHDSDLLGEPGRVRQETLNRLLFEAPSKEFNRMRETYGDLSVLETADYLYGLNEGEEHAVVIDKGKALLVGVQAVGPADERGMRTVMCTLNGQMRPVSVRDRKVDVDVVTAERADTSVPGHVACPFAGVVTMQVAAGDSVKAGDTVATIEAMKMEAAITAPIDGTVSRVAIGAVQQLEGGDLVAVVDA